The genomic region CATATTCTCGCCGGTCACGGTGACAAAGGAGGCGTACAAATCGTCGGTGCGGCAGTTGTAGACGCCCGTGCCCTTGTCCAGGGATTCCTTGTACTGGTCCAGCAGGCGCAGGCCCTTTTTGTAGGAGCCTTCAGCCGAGGGGAACATAAAACTGCGCGGGTCCATGGCAAAGCTGTTAATGCGCGCCTTGTACAGGAACTCGCTCTCGCGGTCGCTGGACCCCAGTTTGGCGATCTGGCTGGAATACAGATCCAGCAGGAACTTGGTGGCGTGGTAAACGCCGTACTGGCGGTAGGCCCGGTTGTCCAGCACGAAGCGGTTGAAGATGATGTCGTTGAAGCTCCAGCCGAAGGTGGAGTTCAGCTCGTAGCGCATCTGATGGGTGATGGCGTCCAGCAGGATTTTGCCTTTTTCATTGTCGGACAGCTGGGCGGCGTCGGCGGGCACGGCCACCGGCTCCGGGAAGGTGGTGGCGTCCACCGCGGAATACACGCGCTGCAGGCCCCAGGCCAGAACCAGAATGCCCAGCAGCAGGCAGACCTGCACGGCCAGGGTTTTCAGCACGACGCGCAATTTCAGGATAGTGGGCAATTCAGGCAGCTTCATGAAAAATCCTCGCTTGAAAGACAGGGATAGACGCCGCTCCGGCTGAACGGCATCGCCATAGTATATAGGGCCTTTCGGCCCGAACGGAAGGGGGGGAGATGAAAAAACCTGTATCCGGCTTACGTTTTTCAGGGCCGCCGCCCAAGGTGTTCTTGTGAAAAAGTGCCTTTTTGCATTGTTGCAAAAAAACAACATATTAACTTTATCTATTCATTTCAGCAAGATATATTATTTTTATTGTTTTTTTGCAACAAACCGTCGTGGAAGCCACATCCGTCATGCCCCTGCTTTTACAGCATTTTTCTTTTAATATCAGCATATTGCCTGAATGGCACGCAAGATGCTTTCCCATCGGCATTTGGGACGGAACAAATCCCAACGTCCGAGAGCATAAAACCCATTCAGGAGTTTGTCATGAGCCAGTGCAGTTGCTGCATGTCCCCCCAGGAAGACCGCGTCATCAACAAAAACATCAACCGCCAGGGGCGGGAGCGCGTCTACAAGATCCTGGAGCGCAACCAGTTCAGCCTTCCCCATGTGGATGTGGAACGCGCCAAATACTTCACCGAATCCATGCGCGAAACCGAGGGTGAGCTGCTGACCCTGCGCTGGGCCAAGGCGCTCAAAAACGTGGCTGAAAAAATTACGGTCTGGATCACGCCGGACCAGCTTCTGGCGGGCCGCGTGGGCAAGCTGGGACGCTACGGCATCCTTTACCCCGAAATCGACGGCGACTTTTACCGCGAGGTGCTGGCCGACCTGGAGCACCGCGACAAGAGCCCCTTCCAGATCTCCCGGGAAGACATCAAGACGGTCATGGAAGACATCGCCCCCTACTGGGAGGGCAAAACCTACCATGAGCACCTCAACAAAACCCTGCCCGCCGAAATCCGCGGCGTGACCTACGACGACGAGCGCGGCCTCAAGTCCAAATTCGTGGTCAGCGAAACCTCGTCCTACCGCTCCGCCCTGCAATGGGTGCCGGACTATGAAAAGGTTCTCAAGCGCGGCTTCATCGACATCCAGAACGAAGCCAAGGCCAAACTGGCCCAACTGGATCTGAACAATTCCGTGGACCTCTGGGACAAGAAGCCCTTCTTGGAAGCCATGATCATCGTCTGCGACGCCATCATGATCTGGGCCGGACGCCACGTCCAACTGGCCAAGGACCTGGCCGCCAAGGAAAGCGACCCCAAGCGCAAGGCCGAACTGCTTCAGATCGCCGAGATCTGCGAGCGCGTGCCCGCCCATCCGGCCCGCACCTTCCGCGAGGCCATGCAGTGCCAGTGGTTCGTGCAGATGTTCTCGCGCATCGAACAGAAGGCCAGCGCCATCATTTCCAACGGCCGCATGGACCAGTACCTCTATCCCTACTATGAAAAGGATATCGAGGAAGGCCGCCTGACCCGCGAAGAGGCCAAGGAACTGCTGGAATGCATGTGGGTGGACATGGCCCAGTTCATCGACCTGTACATCAATCCCACGGGCGTGGAATTCCAGGAAGGCTACGCCCACTGGGAGGCCGTGACCATCGGCGGCCAGACCCGCGAAGGCGAGGACGCCACCAACGACCTGACCTATCTTTTCCTGGAATCCAAACGCGAATTCCCGCTCAATTACCCGGATCTGGCCGCGCGCATCCATTCCCGCTCGCCCGAGCGCTTCCTGTACGAAGTGGCCCTGACCATCAAGGACGGCTCCGGTTTCCCCAAGCTCATCAATGACGAGGAAGTGATCCTCCTGAACACCGTCAAGGGCTGCCCCATGGACGAGGCCCTGGACTACGCCGTGTCCGGCTGCACCGAAACCCGCATGCCCAACCGGGACACCTACACCTCGGGCTGCGTGTACGTGAACTTCGCCACGGCTCTGGAAATGGCGCTTTACAACGGCCGCATGCTGCGCTACGGCGATGAGCTCATCGGCCTGGAAACCGGCGATCCCCTCGGGTTCAAGACCTGGGAAGAATTTTACGAAGCCTACAAGGCCCAGCATCTGAACCTGCTGCACAAGGCCTTCCAGCAGCAGCATGTGGTGGACAAGCTGCGCCCGCAGCACTTCGCCGCGCCGCTGTCCTCGGTGCTCCACGACCTGTGCATGGAAAACATGCTGGACCTGCACACCGAAAAAATCCCCGGCGGCGTGGACTACTCCTACTTTGAATTCCTGGGCTACGGCACGGTGGTGGACTCTCTGGCGGCCATCAAAAAGCTGGTCTTCGAGGAAAAGAAGCTGAGCCTCAAGGAAGTGCTGGATGCCTGCAAGGCCGACTTCAAGGGCTATGAGCCGGTGCGCGAAATGCTGCGCAACGCCCCCTGCTACGGCAACAACGACCCCTATGTGGACAGCATCGCCAAGGACGTGGACCGCTTCACCCAGGTGGAGGCCGAAAAGAGCAGCGAGGAACGCGGCATACACGTGGACGTGCGCTATGTGCCCATCACCTCGCACGTGCCCTTCGGCAAGGTGGTCGCGGCCACGCCTAACGGCCGCCACGCCTGGACGGCCCTCTCCGACGGCTCCTCCGCCTCTCACGGCGCGGACAAGAACGGCCCCACGGCCGTGCTGCTCTCCAACTACCATTCCAAGAACTACGGCATGATCAACCGCGCCTCGCGCCTGCTGAACATCAAGCTGTCGCCCAAGTGCGTGGCTGGCGAGGAAGGCACGGAAAAAATCGTCAACCTGATCCGCACCTGGTGCGATCTCAAGCTCTGGCATCTGCAGTTCAACATCGTGAACAAGCAGACCCTGCTCAACGCCCAGAAAGATCCGGACAACTACCGCAGCCTGCTGGTGCGCATCGCCGGTTACAGCGCCTACTTCTGCGATCTGTCCCGCGACCTCCAGAAC from Desulfovibrio porci harbors:
- a CDS encoding DUF2333 family protein, which encodes MKLPELPTILKLRVVLKTLAVQVCLLLGILVLAWGLQRVYSAVDATTFPEPVAVPADAAQLSDNEKGKILLDAITHQMRYELNSTFGWSFNDIIFNRFVLDNRAYRQYGVYHATKFLLDLYSSQIAKLGSSDRESEFLYKARINSFAMDPRSFMFPSAEGSYKKGLRLLDQYKESLDKGTGVYNCRTDDLYASFVTVTGENMLGYAIGLLEKAQAMPFYELDNRIYEVQGIALVLRDFISTLYVLYPEISAKNNEGNMAAAMDSLNRICTYDPLYITSSFNSGELILSYLLFAKARLEDVRDSIRI
- the hpsG gene encoding (2S)-3-sulfopropanediol dehydratase yields the protein MSQCSCCMSPQEDRVINKNINRQGRERVYKILERNQFSLPHVDVERAKYFTESMRETEGELLTLRWAKALKNVAEKITVWITPDQLLAGRVGKLGRYGILYPEIDGDFYREVLADLEHRDKSPFQISREDIKTVMEDIAPYWEGKTYHEHLNKTLPAEIRGVTYDDERGLKSKFVVSETSSYRSALQWVPDYEKVLKRGFIDIQNEAKAKLAQLDLNNSVDLWDKKPFLEAMIIVCDAIMIWAGRHVQLAKDLAAKESDPKRKAELLQIAEICERVPAHPARTFREAMQCQWFVQMFSRIEQKASAIISNGRMDQYLYPYYEKDIEEGRLTREEAKELLECMWVDMAQFIDLYINPTGVEFQEGYAHWEAVTIGGQTREGEDATNDLTYLFLESKREFPLNYPDLAARIHSRSPERFLYEVALTIKDGSGFPKLINDEEVILLNTVKGCPMDEALDYAVSGCTETRMPNRDTYTSGCVYVNFATALEMALYNGRMLRYGDELIGLETGDPLGFKTWEEFYEAYKAQHLNLLHKAFQQQHVVDKLRPQHFAAPLSSVLHDLCMENMLDLHTEKIPGGVDYSYFEFLGYGTVVDSLAAIKKLVFEEKKLSLKEVLDACKADFKGYEPVREMLRNAPCYGNNDPYVDSIAKDVDRFTQVEAEKSSEERGIHVDVRYVPITSHVPFGKVVAATPNGRHAWTALSDGSSASHGADKNGPTAVLLSNYHSKNYGMINRASRLLNIKLSPKCVAGEEGTEKIVNLIRTWCDLKLWHLQFNIVNKQTLLNAQKDPDNYRSLLVRIAGYSAYFCDLSRDLQNDIIDRTEHSGF